The Gossypium hirsutum isolate 1008001.06 chromosome D06, Gossypium_hirsutum_v2.1, whole genome shotgun sequence genome contains the following window.
agcagggcatcctccagatccatctgcgcaagaactgatTGCATTTTAATTTGCCACAACACAAatttggtgttgcgatccaacaacgaaattttatacttcaaagacgccattaccgtgattgagatgaacaacccggaagctcggataccaatttgtaaaaaatagaaCACCAGTAATGaaaatatatcgcaaagaaaagagaaataaaattaaagaacacacagatttttacgtggaaacccttttaggaaaaaaaaccacaggcaaaggagaagaaaattcactatgtcgtattcaaataattacaagaggagtttcgactacatctatttataggttgaaaaaacctaattctaataaaattaaaatatattatgttaataaatgctaaatttattatactcataaatactaaatcttctagaaataagatatattttgtttaacttgtcTTGCAAACAATCTATTAAAATTTGGGTCACATAACTCTAACAACATGATTAtcagatgatttttttttaatttcaaaatgttacaccaataaaattaatagaaatttaaTAGTGACAATAATtggactttattttttaaataaaaaatagatagtttaaaaatttaaaaataaagtaagattataatatattttaatttttaaatttgtactccctaatttaacaaaaaaaaatcatattagtTTTTATAAAGAGAAGGTCATAAACTATTTTATATCACATGCCTTTTTCCTTAATATTTTTGCccaataaaaaagtaaaattttaatattgatctCTCTACATCATTAAAATTTAGGATTTAGtccatattaattaatttaacaaatatatattacaaatttagtatacatttaataaataattaataattaacaatTGGTGTTATGTAATAAATACGTTTACAGTAACAAAATTATAAATGATGGAAAagggtttaaaatttattttttataaaaaataaattgtgatAACTGATTCATATAATGTCAAATTgtgataaagaaataaaatacactGGTTCGTACCTTATACTAGAAAACCTATCTCTaaaccctttctttcttttttatcagAGCCTCTAAACCCTTTCAGGCTTTCTGTTTGGTTCTCGTCCTATCCAGAACCCAATATTAATTTGCGTCAAAGGGTTCAAAGGGAAATGCAGAGGTGCTTGTTGTCTTCTCCTCCTACTAGTAATTGTGCAGCACTGCGTCTTCACCCGTCGTTGATGCCAAAGGTTCTTTTTCTATCTCTCattcattcttttttctttttctggatTACTGAAAATTGGGTCTTTCCTTTTCTTGTGTCTTAGTTTTTACCATATCATGCTCTTTTTTATCAGCAATAATATTTATGTGCTCTTAGCTGTTTGATTGTATTAACTGATTGTGCATTGGTGTTTCAGTTTCAGCTCAAGGTTGTTAAACTTATTTCTTCAATACCATCTCAGCCTAGATTTAAGAAACTCAGACCCCCTTCAAGCCTCATGCCTAGCTATCCGAATTTCGCAACTCTTCATAGTGCCTCTACATTTGCTTTGCCGCCCAACCACATAACTTATACACTACCTCGGAATAGAAATGTAATCTCTACATGTGTGACTCCCCAGGCTATGCGATCAACCTCAGCTTTTGTGCCTCTTTCCAAAATGTTTTTTTCTCACTCCCCTCCAGTGGCAACTAAGAACGATGGTATGAGTGTTAGAGATGGAAAGAGCAGTGGCTTTAGCTTCAGACGGTTTCATAGGCATTGGAAGAAGCTAAAGGGAGTGGCTGCTCTCAACGGGGACAGGGCTGCACCTTTTGAGTCTCCTGCTTCAACTTCACTGCTTAACAGTGCTAAACCGGACTCTACTTCATATTCACTGGTTAACACTGCTAATCCAGACTCTACTTCTACTTCACTGGTTATCAATGCTAAGCCAGAATCTAAAGCTAGTCTGATAAAGAAAAAGCAGTCGAGAAGCAAGAACAAAAAGGAACAGGTTTCTAGCACTGTTGTTTCAGAGGAAACACCAGTGGCGAAAAGCTCTAAAACTTCTTCTCTAGTAGGGACTTCAAATATTAGCAAAAAAAATGGTCAGCGTCCGAAACAGACTTCAGAGGTTAGCAGTGATTAAATGCTAAATAGAATTTGGATATTTTGGGCTTTCAATATGCATACAAATTGTATACGCAGACACGCATATATGCACTATTTTCATCTGCGTGTCTGTGCATGGTTTCAGATCTTGTAAACATTTTGCTAACAATGCATTCTTCCAGAAAGTTTCAACTGGCAACTTACTTGCCGAAGCTCCTGATGCTTCTGCTTCAACCAAGAAGCAATCCAAAAAGAATAGTACAGGCTCAGGCAGAAAAAGGCAGCCAGTGGCAGACGTTAATGAGCCAGTTCAGAAACAGGTGCAGAAAAATATATCTCAACGAGAAAAGCCGCTGAAGCAGCTATATCCTCCCGCTGCGAAGTCTGTTATGGTGGTTGAATCTGTCACAAAGGCGAAGGTTATACAGGGCTACCTTGGTGATATGTTTGAAGTCTTGCCTAGCTACGGTCATGTTAGGGACCTAGCTGCTCGGTCGGGATCTGTGCGACCTGATGATGACTTTAGCATGGTATGGGAGGTCCCTAGTGCTGCATGGACGCATCTTAAGAGTATCAAGGTTGCACTGAGTGGGTATGTAATCATGTCCCTTCCAAGCTTTTATAGTGAAAATTGTGAGTTTTTTTTGGTCAGATGTCTTATGGTCTAATTTACAGATGTCCCACTAAATGAAAATACTTTCATGTTCCTCTCTATCACTTGCAATAAATTCTTTGAGATCATATGTTAAGTTTTATGACATACGTTTACCTATCCAGATGCATGATGTTGTTGAAAGAAGGTATTTGTTGTATTCCTTTCTATCGCTTTTAATGAATTCTTCAGATCAATCTTTTAATGAGAAATCTTATGATATTGTTTAAGTGATACAGACTTATGTTGTAATGTTATCATCCATGATTGTTACCAATTTGTTCAGTTGTATTTGTCAGTATATTTTTCAGTTTCTCATCTTCCTTTCCTTACTCAGAGCAGAAAATCTTGTTCTCGCATCAGACCCAGACCGCGAAGGAGAGGCTATTGCTTGGCACATCATAGAGATGTTGCAGCAGCAGGATGCTTTAGGTGAAAATGTTAGTGTAGCAAGAGTTGTCTTTCATGAGATAACTGAGGCATCCATCAAAAGTGCTCTGCAAATGCCACGGGAAATTGATGTAAACTTGGTACATGCTTATCTTGCTAGACGTGCTCTTGATTATCTGATAGGGTTTAACATTTCACCACTATTATGGAGGAAACTACCGGGTTGCCAGTCTGCTGGACGGGTGCAATCAGCTGCTTTGTCTCTTATTTGTGATAGAGAAACAGAGATTGATGAGTTTAAACCACTGGAGTATTGGACTATTGAGGTTCGCTTTGAAGAACCAAATTCTTTCCCTGCACACTTAACTCATTTTAATTCCAAGAAGTTAGGTCAATTCTCAATCAGTTCAGATACAGAGGCAAAGGATGTTCGGCAGAAGATTAATATAGAAAATTTTAAGGTGATCAACTCTAAAAGAAATACAATGCGAAGAAACCCTCCTGCACCCTACATAACATCAACACTTCAGCAGGATGCTGCAAACAAATTAAACTTTCCTGCAACATATACAATGAAGGTTTGTAAGTTgttgattttctttttagttgtaTAAAACCTGTGGAATTTTAGTTATCTTTATCATCTGCTCCCTTTGTGATTAAACTTGGTTTCATAGTCTTGGCCATTTGAAAGTGTCTCTAATTTTATACTTAAtctattttccaatttttcctctttttattgAAAACCTTTGCCTGAGTGGCAATGATATTTTCTTCTTTAAATACTGATTTGCTATTTTGGTTGGTGTTACTCTATATATAGTTGCTTGGAACTTTTTAGTAAACTATATGGTTGATTGAACTTTTATAAGTTGACATACTTTATTTGCTTTCTTTTTTACATGCTAAATTATATGTATGGCTTTTTACATCCTTTTCACTCTTAACTGTTTGCTTCTTCATCAAGCGCCTCAACATATAACTATCTGGTAGGCTTTTCAATATTTTTACTAGttctattttcacataaacaaTGCAGCTTGCTCAGAAGCTTTATGAAGGGATTCAATTGTCAGATGGTAAGGCAACTGGGTTGATAACATACAGCAGAACAGATGGGCTACATGTGAGTACATCTTTGGTCTCTATATTTCTTGCTCCAGTTATGCATTgcctttcatttttttccttaagTAAAATGGTCTTGAGTGTGCACATACCCTGCACTAGAGGTCTTCATGTGTCTTCCTCTTGCTTTGTAATGTCTTCGAGgaatcttttattttaataaatagtaATAGCAAATTAGAGGTTGATTGAGCTAGGCCGAGGAAGAGGAGATACCTGgtgtaaatttaatttggactctTGGGAAGACCATAGTTAGAGATTTCTTGTCCTAAAAGGTCAGGAAAGATGGAAAACATTCTAGGTGTCTTCTGCCATCTTGTTTTCCTTGAACAAGTCTTCATCGGTGGAGTTGCTTCATCTTGGTTTACTTCAAGTGCCTTAAATGCATTTAATTGGTTGTTTAGGGCATACACTTTTGCTCTTGGCAAGACTGATGCCTTATATTTGGTTCATATTCTCATTCAACAGAGTACTCCCTCTTGCTATTAATTAGTTGATATG
Protein-coding sequences here:
- the LOC107902034 gene encoding DNA topoisomerase 1 isoform X3, which codes for MQRCLLSSPPTSNCAALRLHPSLMPKFQLKVVKLISSIPSQPRFKKLRPPSSLMPSYPNFATLHSASTFALPPNHITYTLPRNRNVISTCVTPQAMRSTSAFVPLSKMFFSHSPPVATKNDGMSVRDGKSSGFSFRRFHRHWKKLKGVAALNGDRAAPFESPASTSLLNSAKPDSTSYSLVNTANPDSTSTSLVINAKPESKASLIKKKQSRSKNKKEQVSSTVVSEETPVAKSSKTSSLVGTSNISKKNGQRPKQTSEKVSTGNLLAEAPDASASTKKQSKKNSTGSGRKRQPVADVNEPVQKQVQKNISQREKPLKQLYPPAAKSVMVVESVTKAKVIQGYLGDMFEVLPSYGHVRDLAARSGSVRPDDDFSMVWEVPSAAWTHLKSIKVALSGAENLVLASDPDREGEAIAWHIIEMLQQQDALGENVSVARVVFHEITEASIKSALQMPREIDVNLVHAYLARRALDYLIGFNISPLLWRKLPGCQSAGRVQSAALSLICDRETEIDEFKPLEYWTIEVRFEEPNSFPAHLTHFNSKKLGQFSISSDTEAKDVRQKINIENFKVINSKRNTMRRNPPAPYITSTLQQDAANKLNFPATYTMKLAQKLYEGIQLSDGKATGLITYSRTDGLHISDEAVKDIRSLVMERYGSRFTPENACKYYKKVKNAQEAHEAIRPTNIRRLPSMLVGALDEDSLKLYTLIWSRTMACQMEPSILEQIQLETGNCDESIIFRSSCSRVAFLGYQSAYQDVESETIRFKDNEASHNAVAFGILSSLKKGDQLSIGEVEIKQHHTQAPPRYSEGSLVKKLEELGIGRPSTYASTLKVLQDRSYVTVKSRVLYPEFRGRMVSAFLSHHFSEVTDYSFTADMESELDNVSAGLTEWKGLLRDYWTRFSSYCSRAESVHVHQVEKMLEKTFGDFLFASLPNKSRTCPSFLSLRTCFVYMGVASR
- the LOC107902034 gene encoding DNA topoisomerase 1 isoform X1, encoding MQRCLLSSPPTSNCAALRLHPSLMPKFQLKVVKLISSIPSQPRFKKLRPPSSLMPSYPNFATLHSASTFALPPNHITYTLPRNRNVISTCVTPQAMRSTSAFVPLSKMFFSHSPPVATKNDGMSVRDGKSSGFSFRRFHRHWKKLKGVAALNGDRAAPFESPASTSLLNSAKPDSTSYSLVNTANPDSTSTSLVINAKPESKASLIKKKQSRSKNKKEQVSSTVVSEETPVAKSSKTSSLVGTSNISKKNGQRPKQTSEKVSTGNLLAEAPDASASTKKQSKKNSTGSGRKRQPVADVNEPVQKQVQKNISQREKPLKQLYPPAAKSVMVVESVTKAKVIQGYLGDMFEVLPSYGHVRDLAARSGSVRPDDDFSMVWEVPSAAWTHLKSIKVALSGAENLVLASDPDREGEAIAWHIIEMLQQQDALGENVSVARVVFHEITEASIKSALQMPREIDVNLVHAYLARRALDYLIGFNISPLLWRKLPGCQSAGRVQSAALSLICDRETEIDEFKPLEYWTIEVRFEEPNSFPAHLTHFNSKKLGQFSISSDTEAKDVRQKINIENFKVINSKRNTMRRNPPAPYITSTLQQDAANKLNFPATYTMKLAQKLYEGIQLSDGKATGLITYSRTDGLHISDEAVKDIRSLVMERYGSRFTPENACKYYKKVKNAQEAHEAIRPTNIRRLPSMLVGALDEDSLKLYTLIWSRTMACQMEPSILEQIQLETGNCDESIIFRSSCSRVAFLGYQSAYQDVESETIRFKDNEASHNAVAFGILSSLKKGDQLSIGEVEIKQHHTQAPPRYSEGSLVKKLEELGIGRPSTYASTLKVLQDRSYVTVKSRVLYPEFRGRMVSAFLSHHFSEVTDYSFTADMESELDNVSAGLTEWKGLLRDYWTRFSSYCSRAESVHVHQVEKMLEKTFGDFLFASLPNKSRTCPSCMGGTLIFKVSRFGAGYFIGCNQHPKCKYIAKTLYGDEEEEESPQKSNTVEEPKLLGLNPGSNEKVLLKNGPYGYYVQLGEDRTGYLPKRSSVSHIKNVDTITLEDAVELLRYPVTLGEHPKDGHPVILKLAKVGFSVRHRRTTASVPKSMKPKDVTLEKALDLLSSKDVRRSGRPRNKPKVEEAIESSNAVN
- the LOC107902034 gene encoding DNA topoisomerase 1 isoform X2, with translation MQRCLLSSPPTSNCAALRLHPSLMPKFQLKVVKLISSIPSQPRFKKLRPPSSLMPSYPNFATLHSASTFALPPNHITYTLPRNRNVISTCVTPQAMRSTSAFVPLSKMFFSHSPPVATKNDGMSVRDGKSSGFSFRRFHRHWKKLKGVAALNGDRAAPFESPASTSLLNSAKPDSTSYSLVNTANPDSTSTSLVINAKPESKASLIKKKQSRSKNKKEQVSSTVVSEETPVAKSSKTSSLVGTSNISKKNGQRPKQTSEKVSTGNLLAEAPDASASTKKQSKKNSTGSGRKRQPVADVNEPVQKQVQKNISQREKPLKQLYPPAAKSVMVVESVTKAKVIQGYLGDMFEVLPSYGHVRDLAARSGSVRPDDDFSMVWEVPSAAWTHLKSIKVALSGAENLVLASDPDREGEAIAWHIIEMLQQQDALGENVSVARVVFHEITEASIKSALQMPREIDVNLVHAYLARRALDYLIGFNISPLLWRKLPGCQSAGRVQSAALSLICDRETEIDEFKPLEYWTIEVRFEEPNSFPAHLTHFNSKKLGQFSISSDTEAKDVRQKINIENFKVINSKRNTMRRNPPAPYITSTLQQDAANKLNFPATYTMKLAQKLYEGIQLSDGKATGLITYSRTDGLHISDEAVKDIRSLVMERYGSRFTPENACKYYKKVKNAQEAHEAIRPTNIRRLPSMLVGALDEDSLKLYTLIWSRTMACQMEPSILEQIQLETGNCDESIIFRSSCSRVAFLGYQSAYQDVESETIRFKDNEASHNAVAFGILSSLKKGDQLSIGEVEIKQHHTQAPPRYSEGSLVKKLEELGIGRPSTYASTLKVLQDRSYVTVKSRVLYPEFRGRMVSAFLSHHFSEVTDYSFTADMESELDNVSAGLTEWKGLLRDYWTRFSSYCSRAESVHVHQVEKMLEKTFGDFLFASLPNKSRTCPRYIAKTLYGDEEEEESPQKSNTVEEPKLLGLNPGSNEKVLLKNGPYGYYVQLGEDRTGYLPKRSSVSHIKNVDTITLEDAVELLRYPVTLGEHPKDGHPVILKLAKVGFSVRHRRTTASVPKSMKPKDVTLEKALDLLSSKDVRRSGRPRNKPKVEEAIESSNAVN